A genomic region of Pelodiscus sinensis isolate JC-2024 chromosome 19, ASM4963464v1, whole genome shotgun sequence contains the following coding sequences:
- the LOC102462778 gene encoding E3 ubiquitin-protein ligase RNF167-like: protein MWSLLQSPFHVASVFLLFLVPGSKGFIRAIYSRNATRQDFSALPALFGPPLPCKGLMGYLLEVMPAKACYHCDGPPAPSNSSTAFVALLHHYDCMFSAKVLHAQPARDPVHRANSQALAEAIRQPVDRPLVFTGEAASQLLRKVCRSDEGGHVILVPEHYRVAWKEDAKSSCPRACRCRLQLLGHCSHIPILLICRAISILVAIVTGTLLVVKYAMGYHQWRRRRRRRRRRNLLREETGKESSTSMFNRGAKYTECAICLEVYEKGDRLKILSCSHAYHSKCIDLWLLTQTRNKTCPLCMQRVTVAAESPEFDLEGRIAEERNEDNQEAEEDVYNGERQ, encoded by the coding sequence ATGTGGTCGCTGCTCCAGTCTCCTTTCCACGTGGCCTCGGTATTCCTGCTTTTCCTGGTGCCCGGCAGCAAAGGCTTTATCCGCGCAATTTACAGCCGTAACGCCACCCGCCAAGATTTCAGTGCTCTCCCCGCTCTCTTTGGGCCGCCGCTCCCCTGCAAGGGACTGATGGGTTATCTGCTCGAGGTGATGCCTGCAAAGGCGTGCTACCATTGCGACGGCCCGCCGGCACCCAGCAACTCCTCCACTGCCTTCGTCGCGCTCCTCCACCACTACGACTGCATGTTTAGTGCCAAGGTCCTGCACGCTCAGCCCGCCAGGGACCCAGTGCACCGTGCCAACTCACAAGCTCTGGCGGAAGCGATTCGGCAGCCGGTCGACAGACCGTTGGTCTTCACTGGGGAAGCAGCCTCCCAGCTCCTGAGAAAGGTTTGCCGCTCTGACGAAGGCGGTCACGTCATCCTGGTCCCTGAGCACTACCGTGTTGCCTGGAAGGAGGATGCTAAAAGCTCCTGCCCCCGTGCTTGCAGGTGCCGGCTACAGCTGCTGGGACATTGCTCCCACATCCCGATTCTTCTGATCTGCAGGGCAATTAGCATCCTTGTTGCCATCGTGACAGGCACCCTGCTCGTTGTGAAGTATGCAATGGGGTATCACcagtggaggagaaggaggcggagaaggaggaggagaaacctGCTAAGAGAGGAGACCGGGAAGGAGTCCTCCACCAGCATGTTTAACAGAGGTGCCAAGTACACAGAATGTGCCATCTGCCTGGAGGTGTATGAAAAAGGAGACAGGCTGAAAATTCTGTCTTGCTCCCATGCCTATCACAGCAAATGCATTGACCTCTGGCTCTTAACCCAGACCAGGAATAAGACCTGCCCTCTGTGCATGCAGAGGGTGACTGTGGCAGCAGAAAGCCCCGAGTTTGACCTAGAGGGACGTATAGCGGAGGAAAGGAATGAGGACAACCAAGAGGCTGAGGAAGATGTGTACAACGGGGAGCGGCAGTAA
- the LOC102462294 gene encoding E3 ubiquitin-protein ligase RNF167-like, which yields MWPVLLTPFRLITVLLLFKAPTAEVFVYVVYKQNSTCIDFRALSACLGPPVPREGLRGYLIEAVPANACQPIRGPPAGSNASATFIVLISRYDCPLGVKILHAQQAGYQAAIVHNVNSEKLVTMVTNVEEIRQKVGIPSVFTGQSASQLLRKAMGSEKHIHVTLVVPEHYQNPCWADAKFSLGDAARHYWALQFGYCSKHVISLFIREFGMAIGMIVCTLLVVGCIRWCKKRQKITTSTFKTGDKYVTCVICMAEYEEGDQLKILPCSHVYHVACIDSWLLVQSQCKTCPICKQQVTIAK from the coding sequence ATGTGGCCGGTGCTGCTGACTCCTTTCCGCCTGATCACCGTGCTCCTGCTCTTCAAGGCCCCCACGGCTGAAGTCTTTGTTTACGTGGTCTACAAGCAGAACTCCACCTGCATTGATTTTAGAGCGCTgtctgcgtgcctggggccgccTGTCCCCAGAGAGGGCCTGAGGGGTTATCTGATTGAGGCGGTACCTGCAAATGCCTGTCAACCGATCAGAGGCCCGCCAGCAGGCAGCAACGCCTCGGCCACCTTCATCGTGCTCATAAGCAGGTATGACTGTCCCCTGGGGGTGAAAATCCTTCATGCTCAACAAGCGGGCTACCAAGCTGCTATTGTCCACAACGTGAACTCAGAGAAGCTGGTGACAATGGTGACTAACGTGGAGGAGATCAGGCAGAAGGTTGGAATTCCTTCTGTCTTTACGGGGCAATCCGCCTCCCAGCTGCTACGGAAGGCGATGGGCTCTGAAAAACACATTCACGTCACTCTGGTGGTACCCGAACACTATCAGAATCCCTGCTGGGCCGATGCAAAGTTCTCCCTCGGCGATGCGGCTAGGCATTACTGGGCCCTCCAGTTTGGATATTGCTCCAAACACGTGATTTCTCTTTTCATCCGGGAGTTTGGCATGGCCATTGGCATGATCGTGTGCACCCTGCTGGTGGTGGGCTGCATCAGATGGTGCAAGAAGAGGCAGAAGATAACCACGAGCACATTCAAAACGGGAGACAAGTATGTTACGTGCGTGATCTGCATGGCCGAGTATGAAGAAGGGGACCAGCTGAAGATTCTCCCTTGTTCTCATGTCTATCATGTGGCCTGCATAGACTCGTGGCTCCTCGTCCAGTCCCAGTGTAAGACCTGTCCAATTTGCAAACAGCAGGTGACTATTGCAAAATAG
- the LOC102462537 gene encoding E3 ubiquitin-protein ligase RNF167-like — MRPPLCLPLRAVTALLLVDVAVAEAFGHVVYNHGATCVGFNALPACFGPPLPTEGLVGYLIEATPANACHPIAGPPASSNSSEAFIVLIRRSDCPFGVKVLHAQQAGFQAAIVHNVNAEHLVNMASDDEAIRQQIAIQSVFTGESARKHLRRASPYEKGAYVTLMAPKRPHSSCQDAATPSVWDMAKLFWPQVLKYSTNRLIPYLLQEFGFMLNVLICTIPLVACARWCTKGQQITVCTFKRGDRYDTCVICMAEYEEGDQLKVLPCSHTYHCACIDTWLHTQPRNKTCPFCKQQVTTEAQAVNVGRGRTPQEHTGREEDHAGEGDDEEGHDDESVEGEEEEDQSADTEEGESDLVILESV; from the exons ATGAGGCCTCCGCTCTGTCTTCCTCTCCGGGCGGTCACCGCGCTCCTGCTCGTCGACGTGGCTGTGGCAGAAGCCTTCGGCCACGTGGTTTACAACCACGGCGCCACCTGCGTCGGTTTCAACGCCCTGCCTGCATGCTTCGGACCGCCCCTCCCGACCGAAGGGCTGGTGGGCTATTTGATCGAGGCCACGCCAGCAAATGCCTGTCACCCTATAGCAGGCCCGCCGGCCTCCTCCAACTCCTCAGAGGCCTTCATCGTGCTCATCCGCAGGTCGGACTGCCCCTTTGGCGTCAAGGTCCTTCACGCGCAGCAAGCCGGGTTCCAGGCCGCCATCGTGCACAACGTGAATGCAGAGCATCTGGTGAACATGGCAAGCGATGACGAAGCAATCCGGCAGCAGATTGCGATCCAGTCTGTCTTCACCGGAGAATCAGCCCGCAAGCACCTGAGGAGGGCTTCCCCTTATGAAAAGGGGGCATACGTCACCCTCATGGCACCGAAACGGCCTCATAGTTCCTGCCAGGATGCTGCTACGCCCTCCGTGTGGGACATGGCGAAGCTCTTCTGGCCACAGGTGCTGAAATATTCCACGAACCGCCTCATTCCTTACCTCCTCCAGGAGTTTGGGTTCATGCTCAACGTGCTCATTTGCACCATCCCGCTGGTGGCGTGCGCCCGCTGGTGCACGAAGGGCCAGCAGATAACCGTGTGCACCTTCAAAAGGGGAGACAGGTACGACACCTGCGTGATCTGCATGGCCGAGTACGAAGAAGGAGACCAGCTGAAGGTCCTCCCCTGTTCTCACACCTATCACTGCGCCTGTATCGACACCTGGCTTCACACCCAGCCCAGGAACAAAACCTGCCCTTTCTGCAAGCAGCAGGTGACCACTGAGGCTCAGGCTGTCAATGTGGGCAGAGGGAGAACCCCCCAGGAGCACACCGGCAGAGAGGAGGACCATGCTGGGGAAGGGGACGATGAAGAGGGGCATGATGATGAGTCTGTcgagggagaggaagaagaggaccAAAGTGCAGACACTGAGGAAGG GGAGAGTGATTTGGTCATTTTGGAGAGCGTCTGA